TCCGTCAGGTGGGCCGCCATCAGCGATCGGACGTGGGCCGATACGATCTCCTGATTCAGCAGATCCTCTGACGAAGGCATCCTCGAGACCGTCACCAGCGACCAGCCCAGGATCACGAGCGAGATGACGGGAGCCGCGACGGCGAGCCAGCGCCAGCCAAAAAACGGGCTCGCGGCGAACACCTTCTCCTGCTTGCGCACCGCCGCGCGGACGCGCGAGCTCAGCTGCGCAGGGGCGTCATGGTAGAGGGAAGCGGTACCGAGGGCCGATCGCAAAGCCCGATGCCCCTCGAGAACCGCCGCGCAATCCTTGCAGTCGGCCAGATGCCGCTCGATCTCCAGGCTGGAGCCGAGATCGAGCTCGCCGTCCGCGTAAGCTTCGATGAGGTCGCTTTTCTCCGGGCAGGCCACCTCAATCCTCCTTCGTACCACGCTCGCTCAAGACCTGCCCCAAAATCCGCCGGGCGCGGGCCAGGCGCGACATGACCGTTCCGATCGGCAGTCCGCCGACCTCTGCGATCTCCTTGTAGCTCAGCCCCTCAAGCTCGCGCAGGACCAGGGTTTCCCGGAACTCCACCGGGAGGGCTTCGAGCGCCGCCAGAAGATCCTGCCGCGTGGCCCTCTGGAGCAGCTCCATCTCGGGACCCTGGCTCCTGTCCTCGACGTCATGCAGCTGCTCATCGAAGGAAACGGTGGTTCCATGCGCCTGGGATCGCTGCAGCCAGGTGTAACCCGCATTGCGCACGATGGACAGGAGCCACGCTTTGCTGTTGCCGCCGCGGAATCCTCCGAAGAAGCGGACGGCACGCAGGTAGGCTTCCTGGACGACGTCTTGGGCATCTTGATCGCTGCGGGTCAGCCAGCGCGCCAGGTTGTAGGCGGCGCTCATGTGGGGCAGGAAGGTGCGCTCGAACCTTTTCAGCTCGGCCGGGTCCATGGAGCGTTGCACCCTCGCAGCTTGCCGGGCGAGTCGTTCCGCCCCA
The DNA window shown above is from Candidatus Polarisedimenticolia bacterium and carries:
- a CDS encoding anti-sigma factor; translation: MACPEKSDLIEAYADGELDLGSSLEIERHLADCKDCAAVLEGHRALRSALGTASLYHDAPAQLSSRVRAAVRKQEKVFAASPFFGWRWLAVAAPVISLVILGWSLVTVSRMPSSEDLLNQEIVSAHVRSLMAAHLTDFPSSDQHTVKPAFNGRIDFSPEVKDLASEGFALIGGRLDYLDRRPVAALIYQRRKHLINLFIYPAEDGAGERAVETSLRGYNLIRWTRAGMRYAAVSDLNLVELRSFQQALQE
- a CDS encoding sigma-70 family RNA polymerase sigma factor, giving the protein MDPAELKRFERTFLPHMSAAYNLARWLTRSDQDAQDVVQEAYLRAVRFFGGFRGGNSKAWLLSIVRNAGYTWLQRSQAHGTTVSFDEQLHDVEDRSQGPEMELLQRATRQDLLAALEALPVEFRETLVLRELEGLSYKEIAEVGGLPIGTVMSRLARARRILGQVLSERGTKED